The nucleotide sequence GTCAACATCTGTGTTTTAAGAAAATGAATGCGAAGGTGACCGAGCCTGAGAATTAGAGGCCAGCGAATATGAAGAACCAATGCAGAGAAACTGTATGTAATTAAGAACTTAAGCTTTGTGGAGTGCAAATCACATGCACATTCTGATTAATGGCTCCAAAGATAATAGAATTGATGCCGGCCAGAAGGCATAAAAGAATCAAACTAAATATTTGAGGAATGACTTGCATGCTTAAAAATAGCCAGCCAGCAAAGGGAATGGAAGGGCCTTCCAAGCCAAGGAGAGGGAAGAAGAAAAGGGATAGATCAATACACATTGCCTCAGTCATCTGGGCATCCAGCCCACAGTAATTCAGGTGCTGTCAAAGCATAATTGAAGAATGACGCACTGGGAGTATATACACTGAGCCAGGAGATCAGGTTACAGCAGGTCTATGGAGGCCTTTCAACATGGAAGAATAcgcaagactttttttttttttttttttggtgccaAAACCAATACAACCTCCAGAGGAAAGCATACTTTCACTAATGACTCTTTTACAAGTTACACAGTAGTCCTAATGAGTTACTCCTACAGATGATCTCCTTCAGAGAGATACAGAAAGAGGTTACAGAGATACAAACAATACTGGCAGGAAATGTCTTTTTGCGTGGGTGGGTGTGAGCAAATGGTTTTCTCAAGCACATGGATTTGGATCATGTGAGTGTGTCTCTAATGTGTTTGATGGATAAAATGACTTTGAGATCAATCAGCAGTGTGGCTGTCACCTTCTACCTCCATCGCTTTGGCAATATATCTAGCCTAAAAACTATGAAATGtaggtttttttatttgtttgtttttgtttgttggtttgtttgtttctcacaccatttcattttttataacAAATCAGCTGCCACATTTCTATTTCTGTCACAGCAGCATCTTTAAAGAATCTGCAAATGCACCTCAGTAGCTAAGCCATTAATGTgagtatttttattgtatttttttttaaatgtagttgttATTTCATTGGTTTGAGCTTGACCCATTGCCACATAGTTTTTTATTCCGAGACCGTTCAATGGACTAATCTGAATATTGAGCAAACAGTTGGGTTCTACAGATTTTATGTTTGCTGAGTcacaaaatgatcaaaattcaaatcaaatgTGATGTCTCCCCTTTTTTGAGAAAAGGTAGCAGGAAGATTATGACATTATTTTATGTTCAGATTGTTTGTTGCATCCCTTAAAAGAGAAGCTGGGGCCTGCTATCACaaatagtttttgttgtttgtttcagaTTTGGTCACTGGATATTTGGGTCAGCAGCATCCTTACCACAGACACAGactattaaaaagaaaagaaaaaaaaacagcactggACCACCGCTGTTGTAAATCTTCCTCCATGTAAAATTTATGAAACCCAGCCCAAGTACAGTGGCCAGTCAATCAAGTGACATTATTGATCAAATGAAGGATCTACATAAGATACTATAACTCACATAAAATTGAGGATTGATGGGCATTTTTCACATTAGTATGCtcctggtattttttttttaagtctggGATATGTATTCTTCTGTGGGCTCTCTGCCCAGAACTCATCAGTCAGTGAAATGATGATCTGTGACAGCAATTATGTTAAAAAGGTGGACACATGTAAAGGTGCTGCAAACTGAAATCAATACACAAGGGCTTTCATTACAAACAGACAACTAATCAATACTCAGGGAGCACTTCAGCTTACAGGAGTAAGTTTTACTCAACTTCCTGTGAGCCTCGACAGGCAGTGGTCTGTTGCATTATTCAAAGTCTGCTGGTTAGTAAGGGCAAGGGTAAATAATTGATTGTTTTCTGGGTTGAATATACACTGAGGCTAAACAGGCTTCTCACTGTACTTCACCTTCTCCCTCTGTGCACAGTCTAAATTCGGCTTGCAACAGTAGGTGGagcaaaaaaaatgttaaataaccTAACAGACATATTAACATGAAACCGTTAAGAAAATTGTACCCGACTCCTCATGAGCATATTCAAATGTGGCGTCGAGTAAGAACAGCTATAGCTGCCTTCGAAGCGTTTTGATTTGCTTTTTAAGGTGGGAGCATTTATCTTTGAAATTCAGCTTTTGTTTGTTGGTGACGGAGGAAATCGTTCACGGTGACGCATCACACACGTCagctttttcccccccttttttttcttttcctgctcgAATAGAAAACTTCGATCAAACTTTCTCAACTATAAAGCAAAGTTATTTAAAAGCTAACAACCgaacaaaatatattaaaaaaattatccCAAATTAAATTCGCGGTTATTTCATCCCTCCCTCTCTCGCCCAGTatccctgcacacacacacacacaaaacttacTCGCCCGGTGCTGACTCCTCTTTACTCTCATCCACTCAAAAGTTTTACTCCTTTCATCCGTATCAGCTCCTTTACAGTCCGGGCTCGTGGAGCGTCCCATGGCGACGTGAATCTCGGGGATATTGTGAGGGTAAATTTGAATTTCCTCCGTAAGTGACCCAAAGCGCTGTGGCTTCTCTTTATTTGACGCGCAGTATCCACGTCCTGGAGAGCCCTGCCCCTGCGCCCTGCACCGCCAGGGGACACGGGACGAGTGGGGGCAGGCCAGTGTCGAGAATCCCTCCAGAGTCTCAAAccctggaggaggaggagagctgTTCGAAGAGGTGCACAAAGTCAGACGCGGAGAATAAAATCCCGAGGCAACTTCCACCTCCACTTTCCCCTCCTCATCACGACCACCGAGTTCAGGATGAGACCTGCTGCCCAGGTCCTGGTTTATGACCTCTTTTGCTCGGCAGCAGCCCGTTAACAGAGGGCTATTCTCCCCTTCGGCCGTTAACTCTTGATAGGAAGTCATTATCACCTTTCCCCTGCATAATCATTGGACGGGCTTGCACTTCATGCCCGGCCTCTCATGCATGGTCAGGCGGCTGGACGACCGTGGGGACATTCCTCAGAGGAGAAACAGCAGTCCCTGATTGATGGAGATGACGTGCCCTCCCCTTCTCGGCCAATAGCTGGACATCTCTGTCATCAGGCTGGACAAAACTGATTAAGCCGAGCAAGCAAGTTGCGAGACTCACTTAAGGTCAACATTTTTAATGGTGTCCGAGCACAACAAGCAGACCCACAGAACAAAACTACAAACATCCTTAGAAAGCAGCAGGAAAGTCAATCATCATCACACTGAGGGCCTCTGTGGGCCTCTCACCTTTCGACAGGTAGGACAcgacaccaaagaaacacagttTTTGTCCATTTAGACAAAGTCATATTCTCCCTCACTggttatttttcaaaataacaataaaaaaactttTTGTCCAAAGTCGAATTAACATAATATAAGTCTATACTGATGTAGTTAATGGATTATGTAAATTTTTCAAGGCTTCTGAAAAAAAACCCAGGGCCCTCTTTAGCAAAGGGCTTAGGTCATGTGAAAGACACACTTGACGGGTTCAGAGGTCGTGACAGCTGGTATTTAGAAGTTCAGTGGCAGCAGATTTGTAATTAGTCtcgaacaaatacaaaaaatggcTCCGCGTGAAGATCAAGAAGCTGTAAGTGGGAGACAGGACGTGTTCAGCTCAAGTTTGACGTGATCCTCAGCTGGGTTAGCAGCTGCTTTTACGACTGTACTTTTCCTGTGTTTAACCGGAAATGAACTGCTGTGGGACAATTTTCACGCTTGTGTAAACAGGGTTACATGG is from Oreochromis niloticus isolate F11D_XX linkage group LG20, O_niloticus_UMD_NMBU, whole genome shotgun sequence and encodes:
- the hoxc1a gene encoding LOW QUALITY PROTEIN: homeobox protein Hox-C1a (The sequence of the model RefSeq protein was modified relative to this genomic sequence to represent the inferred CDS: inserted 1 base in 1 codon), producing MTSYQELTAEGENSPLLTGCCRAKEVINQDLGSRSHPELGGRDEEGKVEVEVASGFYSPRLTLCTSSNSSPPPPGFETLEGFSTLACPHSSRVPWRCRAQGQGSPGRGYCASNKEKPQRFGSLTEEIQIYPHNIPEIHVAMGRSTSPDCKGADTDERSKTFEWMRVKRSQHRASKTRMTCGFSIVDSGLGVVEAGNRSICADGHPTVNGPXRISYSTKQLTELEKEFHFNKYLTRARRVEVAGALQLSETQVKVWFQNRRMKEKKLQRDGLLSDPRPAAPHSHADTLDTCPFHGPT